One stretch of Streptomyces agglomeratus DNA includes these proteins:
- a CDS encoding 2'-5' RNA ligase family protein: MGWPDVAGDTALTIKVPEADPLVRAGFPAHVTVLYPFLHESRIDGRVHHELRALFRSYDAFDLTFAEFARYPGVLYLAPRPAGPIRALTRELTGRWPEAVPYRGLFGEGLDPHLTVANHEGPETWERAYDALETECASALPVTSRIAAVHLIVRDGDRWRDRTAYPLGGVGEVGEAGEVGEQGGGGVRAGVTPGCPPGPRTG, from the coding sequence GTGGGGTGGCCGGACGTTGCCGGGGACACGGCGCTGACCATCAAGGTGCCCGAGGCCGATCCGCTCGTCCGGGCCGGATTCCCCGCCCATGTCACCGTGCTCTACCCCTTCCTGCACGAGAGCCGGATCGACGGCCGGGTCCATCACGAGCTGCGGGCACTGTTCCGCTCGTACGACGCCTTCGACCTGACGTTCGCCGAGTTCGCCCGCTATCCGGGCGTCCTCTACCTGGCCCCACGGCCGGCCGGTCCGATACGGGCGCTCACCAGGGAACTCACCGGGCGCTGGCCCGAAGCGGTTCCGTACCGCGGCTTGTTCGGTGAGGGGCTGGACCCGCACCTGACGGTCGCCAACCACGAGGGTCCCGAGACCTGGGAGCGCGCGTACGACGCCCTGGAGACGGAGTGCGCGTCCGCCCTGCCGGTCACCTCCCGGATCGCGGCGGTGCACCTGATCGTCCGGGACGGCGACCGCTGGCGCGACCGAACGGCGTATCCGTTGGGGGGAGTAGGAGAAGTCGGAGAAGCAGGAGAAGTGGGGGAGCAGGGGGGCGGCGGGGTGCGGGCGGGGGTTACGCCGGGCTGTCCTCCAGGACCACGGACCGGGTGA
- a CDS encoding catalase, whose protein sequence is MSEKNPVKAAAEKAVEVLRGDGGPPDGIPGRPGAEAPPVDEPTAARGPLPPKPDQSGPETVSPTGRPTGAAQADMAQGGEYLTTAQGARLYDTDHSLKAGARGPVLLQDHHLREKITHFDHERIPERVVHARGAAAHGVFKGYGTAAKVTKAAFLAKDVETPVFTRFSTVLGSRGSSDTVRDTRGFATKFYTAEGTFDLVGNNIPVFFIQDAVKFPDIIHAGKPHPDREIPQAQSAHDTFWDFVTLHTEATHHTLWNMSDRGIPRSYRMMEGFGVHTFRLVNAEGATTLVKFHWKPRLGVHSLVWEEAQLVNGMDPDFHRRDLADAIEAGAYPQWELGIQTFPDTPDQTFEGIDLLDPTNIVPEELAPVRPVGLLTLNANPSNFFAETEQVAFHPGHLVPGIDITDDPLLSGRLFSYLDTQISRLGGPNFAQIPINRTHAPVNDMHRDGMHQTAVHTGVAPYRPNSLDGGCPFLAGADTGAYIEVPREVPAAKKVREAPASFSDHFSQPRLFWLSMSPVEREHIIAAYTFELGKCYEQSIKERGLKVLANIDPELCEQVAMGLGLPAPAATVSLTTPAPSPALSQLGQTWPLDGRVVGILVDADGDLDGVRSVREAVLDAGMVPLVIAPAGGKLEGGGEPVAVQRTYVTARSVEYDAILVAGVPGIGSDAYAARDAKAAEAVAPAGAATDPRVQLLLLEAFRHGKAIGGWAGAERVLESAGIPVGTPGVVTGDSGTGTLEQVKQLLGQHRVWERFPIGV, encoded by the coding sequence ATGAGTGAGAAGAACCCGGTGAAAGCGGCAGCGGAGAAGGCCGTCGAGGTGCTGCGCGGCGACGGTGGTCCGCCGGACGGCATTCCGGGCAGGCCGGGTGCCGAGGCGCCGCCGGTCGACGAGCCGACCGCCGCCCGGGGCCCGCTGCCTCCCAAGCCCGACCAGAGCGGTCCGGAGACGGTCAGCCCGACCGGCAGGCCCACCGGGGCCGCGCAGGCCGACATGGCACAGGGTGGCGAGTACCTGACCACGGCTCAGGGCGCCCGCCTCTACGACACCGATCACTCCCTGAAGGCCGGTGCCCGCGGGCCGGTTCTGCTTCAGGACCATCATCTGCGCGAGAAGATCACCCACTTCGACCACGAACGCATCCCGGAGCGGGTCGTCCACGCGCGCGGTGCGGCGGCGCACGGGGTCTTCAAGGGCTACGGCACCGCGGCGAAGGTCACGAAGGCGGCCTTCCTGGCGAAGGACGTCGAGACGCCGGTGTTCACGCGGTTCTCGACGGTCCTCGGCTCGCGCGGTTCTTCGGACACCGTGCGGGACACGCGTGGTTTCGCGACGAAGTTCTACACGGCCGAGGGCACCTTCGACCTGGTCGGCAACAACATCCCGGTCTTCTTCATCCAGGACGCGGTCAAGTTCCCCGACATCATCCACGCCGGCAAGCCCCACCCGGATCGTGAGATCCCGCAGGCGCAGAGCGCGCACGACACGTTCTGGGACTTCGTCACCCTGCACACCGAGGCGACCCACCACACTCTGTGGAACATGTCCGACCGGGGCATTCCGCGCTCGTACCGGATGATGGAGGGCTTCGGCGTCCACACCTTCCGGCTGGTCAACGCCGAGGGTGCGACGACACTGGTGAAGTTCCACTGGAAGCCCAGGCTCGGCGTCCACTCGCTGGTGTGGGAAGAGGCGCAGCTCGTCAACGGCATGGACCCCGACTTCCACCGCCGTGACCTGGCCGACGCGATCGAAGCCGGCGCGTACCCGCAGTGGGAGCTCGGCATCCAGACCTTCCCCGACACCCCGGACCAGACGTTCGAGGGCATCGACCTGCTCGATCCGACGAACATCGTCCCGGAGGAACTGGCCCCCGTACGGCCGGTCGGGCTGCTGACGCTCAACGCCAACCCGTCGAACTTCTTCGCCGAGACCGAGCAGGTCGCCTTCCACCCCGGGCATCTCGTGCCGGGCATCGACATCACGGACGACCCGCTGCTCAGCGGCCGGCTCTTCTCGTACCTCGACACCCAGATCAGCCGGCTCGGCGGGCCCAACTTCGCCCAGATCCCGATCAACCGCACGCACGCGCCGGTCAACGACATGCACCGCGACGGCATGCACCAGACGGCCGTGCACACCGGCGTGGCTCCGTACCGTCCCAACTCCCTCGACGGCGGCTGCCCGTTCCTGGCGGGTGCGGACACCGGGGCTTACATCGAGGTGCCCAGGGAGGTCCCGGCGGCGAAGAAGGTGCGCGAGGCGCCTGCCTCCTTCTCGGACCACTTCAGCCAGCCGCGGCTGTTCTGGCTCAGCATGTCGCCCGTCGAGCGCGAGCACATCATCGCGGCGTACACCTTCGAACTCGGGAAGTGTTACGAGCAGTCCATCAAGGAGCGCGGGCTGAAGGTGCTCGCCAACATCGACCCCGAACTGTGCGAGCAGGTCGCCATGGGCCTCGGCCTTCCGGCGCCGGCGGCCACCGTTTCGCTGACCACCCCGGCTCCGAGCCCCGCCCTGTCCCAGCTCGGGCAGACCTGGCCGCTGGACGGCCGCGTCGTCGGGATCCTCGTCGACGCCGACGGCGACCTGGACGGTGTGCGGTCGGTACGGGAGGCCGTCCTGGACGCCGGGATGGTCCCGCTGGTGATCGCACCGGCGGGCGGCAAGCTCGAAGGCGGCGGCGAGCCGGTCGCCGTCCAGCGCACGTACGTCACCGCGCGCTCGGTCGAGTACGACGCCATTCTGGTGGCGGGTGTGCCGGGCATCGGAAGTGACGCGTACGCCGCGCGGGACGCGAAGGCCGCCGAGGCGGTCGCGCCGGCCGGTGCGGCGACCGATCCGCGGGTGCAGCTGCTGCTGCTGGAGGCGTTCCGGCACGGCAAGGCCATCGGGGGCTGGGCGGGCGCCGAAAGGGTCCTGGAATCCGCGGGGATTCCCGTCGGAACGCCGGGTGTGGTGACCGGTGACAGCGGCACGGGCACGCTGGAGCAGGTCAAGCAGCTCCTGGGGCAGCACCGGGTGTGGGAGCGGTTTCCGATCGGGGTCTGA
- a CDS encoding Pycsar system effector family protein, translating to MTDATGTASPSPAGAAAGSPAGAAAGAAAGSPAGAAAGSPAGPPTLPAVPQDTKGVRTAERLLAELRVEIGRADTKASVLIGAIGVCAGALLSGAREVTPAGGPGWTLGGLGGVGGLAWALAVGFLLFATVPRYRASPWRTGLPLTYFLDIRRAARSGALTDALRGTEDDELAGLVIALGDASAIVAAKHRWIRVGLGCFALGAGVLVAAVLAGG from the coding sequence ATGACGGACGCTACGGGCACGGCTTCTCCTTCCCCGGCCGGTGCTGCGGCTGGTTCCCCGGCCGGTGCTGCGGCTGGTGCTGCGGCTGGTTCCCCGGCCGGTGCTGCGGCTGGTTCCCCGGCCGGGCCCCCCACCCTTCCTGCCGTCCCTCAGGACACGAAGGGGGTCCGCACCGCCGAGCGGTTGCTGGCCGAGTTACGGGTCGAGATCGGCCGGGCCGACACCAAGGCGTCCGTGCTCATCGGTGCGATAGGGGTGTGCGCGGGGGCCCTGCTGAGCGGAGCGCGGGAGGTCACCCCGGCCGGCGGCCCCGGCTGGACGCTCGGCGGGCTCGGCGGAGTCGGCGGGCTGGCCTGGGCGCTGGCGGTGGGCTTCCTGCTCTTCGCCACAGTCCCTCGCTACCGGGCGAGCCCCTGGCGGACGGGCCTGCCCCTGACGTACTTCCTCGACATCCGCCGCGCCGCGCGCTCGGGAGCGCTCACCGACGCGCTGCGCGGGACCGAGGACGACGAGCTGGCGGGCCTGGTGATCGCGCTCGGTGACGCGAGCGCCATCGTCGCCGCCAAGCACCGGTGGATCAGGGTGGGTCTCGGCTGCTTCGCGCTCGGAGCGGGTGTGCTGGTGGCGGCGGTGCTGGCGGGCGGCTGA
- a CDS encoding Crp/Fnr family transcriptional regulator, protein MPGGAAGPVLVDDRVPYLARLAEESRKALLAAGTELRYPARAVVLRKGEPSTHVLLVLDGWLKVTDGSQNGHEALLALRGPGDIVGESAALHGTSRSASLTALEPVRAVVVAAERFTAFLDAQPVAARKLMALITDRMRAGDRKRLELGACGVKERLARLLLELAEWHGERVPEGILVRVPLTQQELAGSVGASREAVTRLLSELRERGVVTTRRRSLVVVRPEVLRRIGGSA, encoded by the coding sequence GTGCCCGGCGGGGCCGCCGGGCCGGTTCTGGTGGACGACCGCGTCCCCTACCTCGCCCGGCTGGCCGAGGAAAGCCGGAAGGCGCTGCTGGCAGCGGGCACGGAGCTGCGCTATCCGGCGCGCGCCGTCGTACTCCGCAAGGGAGAGCCCTCCACCCACGTCCTGCTGGTTCTCGACGGCTGGCTGAAGGTGACCGACGGCTCCCAGAACGGTCATGAGGCCCTGCTCGCGCTGCGTGGGCCGGGAGACATCGTGGGCGAGAGCGCGGCGCTCCACGGTACGTCTCGTTCCGCGTCCCTGACGGCGCTGGAGCCGGTCAGGGCGGTGGTCGTCGCGGCGGAGCGCTTCACGGCCTTCCTCGATGCCCAGCCGGTGGCGGCGCGCAAGCTCATGGCCCTGATCACCGACCGGATGCGCGCCGGTGACCGCAAACGTCTCGAACTCGGCGCGTGCGGAGTGAAGGAGCGGCTGGCCCGGCTGCTGCTGGAGCTGGCCGAGTGGCACGGCGAGCGGGTGCCGGAGGGAATTCTCGTACGGGTGCCGCTGACCCAGCAGGAGTTGGCCGGATCGGTCGGCGCGTCGCGGGAGGCGGTCACGCGCCTCCTGAGCGAACTGCGGGAGCGGGGGGTCGTGACGACACGGCGGCGGTCCCTCGTCGTGGTGCGGCCGGAGGTTCTGCGGCGCATCGGCGGTTCTGCGTAA
- a CDS encoding alpha/beta hydrolase — protein MDTRHLIRISATALATAGLLISGCSSGGTSPSASASAAQPAVPAALKTYYAQKLSWRECGAPGFQCATMKAPLDYKKPERADIKLAVSRMKATGPGKRLGSLLVNPGGPGGSAVGYLQAYAAIGYPAPVRARYDMVAVDPRGVSRSEPVQCLTGKEMDAYTQVDQTPDDRGETGKLVTAFKGFAAGCEKRSAAILPHVSTVEAARDMDILRAVLGDRKLSYVGASYGTFLGATYAELFPGRSGRLVLDGAMDPSLPSREMSRDQTAGFETAFQAFAADCVKRKDCPLGTGTPNQAGKRLKAFFDQLDAKPVRTGQSRRLGESLATTGVIAAMYDESAWTELRGGLTRAMGGDGAALLALADTYYERSDDGSYQNLMYANAAVNCLDLPPAFTGPDDVRTQLPDFEKASPVFGEGLAWASLNCGYWPTKATGAPHRIEAKGAAPIVVVGTTRDPATPYKWALSLAGQLDSGTLLTYDGDGHTAYGRGSDCIDTAINTYLLEGTPPKPGKKCT, from the coding sequence ATGGACACCAGGCACCTGATCCGGATCTCCGCCACCGCCCTCGCGACAGCCGGGCTGCTCATCTCCGGCTGCTCGTCGGGAGGTACGTCGCCAAGTGCCTCGGCGTCCGCGGCGCAGCCGGCGGTCCCGGCCGCCCTCAAGACGTACTACGCGCAGAAGCTCAGCTGGCGCGAGTGCGGTGCCCCCGGCTTCCAGTGCGCCACGATGAAGGCCCCGCTCGACTACAAGAAGCCGGAGAGGGCCGACATCAAGCTGGCCGTTTCGCGGATGAAGGCCACCGGCCCCGGTAAGCGTCTCGGTTCCCTGCTGGTCAATCCGGGCGGTCCGGGCGGCTCCGCGGTCGGATACCTCCAGGCGTACGCCGCGATCGGGTACCCGGCGCCGGTCCGCGCGCGCTACGACATGGTGGCGGTCGACCCGCGCGGGGTGTCCCGCAGCGAGCCCGTGCAGTGCCTGACGGGCAAGGAGATGGACGCGTACACGCAGGTCGACCAGACCCCCGACGACCGGGGCGAGACCGGAAAGCTGGTCACCGCGTTCAAGGGCTTCGCGGCCGGCTGCGAGAAGCGCTCGGCCGCGATCCTGCCGCACGTCTCGACGGTCGAGGCGGCCCGCGACATGGACATCCTGCGGGCGGTGCTGGGCGACAGGAAGCTGAGCTACGTCGGGGCCTCGTACGGCACGTTCCTGGGGGCGACGTACGCCGAACTCTTCCCCGGCCGCTCCGGCCGTCTCGTGCTCGACGGCGCGATGGACCCGTCCCTGCCGTCCCGCGAGATGAGCCGCGACCAGACGGCCGGCTTCGAAACCGCCTTCCAGGCGTTCGCCGCGGACTGCGTCAAGCGCAAGGACTGCCCGCTGGGCACCGGTACGCCGAACCAGGCGGGCAAGCGTCTCAAGGCATTCTTCGACCAGCTCGACGCCAAGCCCGTCCGCACCGGCCAGAGCCGCCGCCTCGGCGAGTCCCTCGCGACCACCGGCGTGATCGCGGCGATGTACGACGAGTCCGCCTGGACGGAGCTGCGCGGCGGCCTCACCCGCGCGATGGGCGGCGACGGCGCGGCCCTGCTGGCGCTGGCCGACACGTACTACGAGCGCTCCGACGACGGCAGTTACCAGAACCTGATGTACGCGAACGCCGCCGTGAACTGCCTGGACCTCCCCCCGGCCTTCACCGGCCCCGACGACGTCCGCACACAGCTCCCGGACTTCGAGAAGGCGTCCCCGGTCTTCGGCGAGGGCCTCGCCTGGGCCTCGCTGAACTGCGGCTACTGGCCGACGAAGGCCACCGGCGCCCCGCACCGCATCGAGGCGAAGGGCGCCGCGCCCATCGTCGTGGTCGGCACCACCCGCGACCCGGCGACCCCGTACAAGTGGGCCCTGTCCCTGGCCGGCCAGCTGGACTCCGGCACGCTACTGACGTACGACGGCGACGGCCACACCGCGTACGGCCGCGGCAGCGACTGCATCGACACGGCGATCAACACCTACCTCCTGGAGGGCACGCCTCCGAAGCCCGGCAAGAAGTGCACCTGA
- a CDS encoding DNA polymerase III subunit delta' gives MAVWDDLVGQGRVQAQLAAAARDADALVTAVADRSGATLAPAASKMTHAWLFTGPPGSGRSTAARAFAAALQCVSPDRALGGAPGCGFCDGCHTSLVGTHADVEIVRTDQLSIGVKDTRELVRRAQLSPAGGRWQVIVLEDADRLTEGAGNVLLKAIEEPAPRTVWLLCAPSLEDVLPTIRSRCRHLTLSTPSVEAVADVLVRRDGIDPATAATAARATQGHIGRARRLATDERARARRAVVLKLPLRVADIGGCLKAAQELVDAAGEDAKQVAEEIDVKETDDLKAALGAASGGRMPRGTAGAMKELADRQKRRSTRTQRDSLDLALTDLTGFYRDVLALQLGSRVALANEDVRDSLDRIAQSSTPECTLRRIEAIIACRQALDRNVAPLLAVEAMTVALRAG, from the coding sequence ATGGCCGTATGGGACGACCTGGTCGGGCAGGGGCGGGTTCAGGCACAGCTGGCCGCCGCCGCCCGGGACGCCGACGCGCTCGTGACCGCGGTCGCGGACCGGTCCGGGGCCACGCTCGCCCCCGCCGCCTCCAAGATGACCCACGCCTGGCTCTTCACCGGGCCGCCGGGGTCCGGAAGGTCCACCGCCGCCCGGGCGTTCGCCGCCGCGTTGCAGTGCGTCAGCCCGGACCGGGCCCTCGGCGGAGCTCCCGGCTGCGGGTTCTGTGACGGTTGTCATACGAGTCTGGTCGGCACGCACGCCGATGTGGAGATCGTCCGTACCGACCAGCTCTCCATCGGCGTCAAGGACACCCGCGAGCTCGTCCGGCGGGCCCAGCTCTCCCCGGCGGGCGGGCGCTGGCAGGTCATCGTCCTGGAGGACGCCGACCGCCTCACCGAAGGCGCGGGCAACGTACTGCTGAAGGCCATCGAGGAGCCCGCTCCCCGCACGGTCTGGCTGCTGTGCGCGCCGTCGCTGGAGGACGTGCTCCCGACCATCCGTTCGCGCTGCCGCCACCTCACCCTCAGCACCCCTTCCGTCGAGGCCGTCGCCGACGTGCTCGTACGGCGCGACGGAATCGACCCCGCGACCGCGGCGACCGCCGCCCGCGCCACGCAGGGCCACATCGGCCGGGCCCGCCGGCTCGCCACCGACGAGCGTGCGCGGGCTCGCCGCGCCGTCGTCCTCAAGCTGCCGCTGCGCGTGGCGGACATCGGTGGCTGCCTCAAGGCGGCCCAGGAGCTGGTCGACGCGGCCGGCGAGGACGCCAAGCAGGTCGCCGAGGAGATCGACGTCAAGGAGACGGACGACCTGAAGGCGGCCCTCGGGGCGGCGTCCGGCGGCCGGATGCCGCGCGGCACGGCGGGCGCGATGAAGGAGCTGGCCGACCGCCAGAAGCGCCGCTCGACCCGTACCCAGCGCGACAGCCTCGACCTCGCGCTCACCGACCTCACCGGCTTCTACCGCGACGTACTCGCTCTCCAGCTCGGCTCCCGGGTCGCCCTGGCCAACGAGGACGTACGGGACTCCCTCGACCGCATCGCGCAGAGTTCGACGCCCGAGTGCACCCTGCGCCGGATAGAGGCGATCATCGCCTGCCGGCAGGCCCTGGACCGCAATGTCGCACCGCTGCTCGCGGTGGAGGCCATGACGGTGGCCCTGCGCGCCGGCTGA
- the tmk gene encoding dTMP kinase, with the protein MTRAEQPTVVSPTSDALAADSRERAVRALLRIPPLKRLWSAQLVGNTGDALALLVLLLLSLQVAISEGSFGGGYRGAAFAVAAVLGARILATFIFGALLLGPVSTLTGPSGPLDRRWTMIGADGLRLALLVVAPLWIDWIPDKAQAVLLITVFVAGVAERFWTVAKEGAAPALLPAPPPEGATVRPLPDHLDALRRLSLRTSFVALPAAAAVLLGATLVGNLLGSGIDWFSQHQAALGSYVAAGLFAASVSTLYFLELPGSQTPRARSPLEGLRRPKTGSGVDKGRTGAIRLLVVACASVAGAIAAAAAVAVLHAKDLGGGPVTFALLFLTLTGGTVIGIRGAQKVLPTLSRRRLLSLAIAVTGVALLAMGLVPDTATVIMITLLAGISAGVAANTGHTLLDQETEDYRRARTTEHLHAVVRVYLALGAVVAPVLAAAIGPHRLANGSFVFAHGGAAFTLMLVGALLLPLAALVLAKADDRQGVPLRRDLREALRGGEPDQAPAATGFFIAMEGGDGAGKSTQVEALAEWIRNKGHEVVVTREPGATPIGKRLRSILLDVSSAGLSNRAEALLYAADRAEHVDSVVRPALERGAVVITDRYVDSSVAYQGAGRDLSPTEIARISRWATDGLVPHLTVLLDVSPETARERFTEAPDRLESEPPEFHARVRHGFLTLAAADPGRYLVVDAGQDPESVTTVVRHRLDRMLPLSDAEIKAREEARKAAEEEARRKAEEEAARKAEEERLERERQEQLAKLRAEEEERKRREIEEARQREAERQAEEARRRAEEARRLAEEERQRREAEEKARAAEQERLRRQAAEEARLRAEAEERRREKQRRAEEALLRAEEARRLAESAAAASAAASAAAAAAEPEPAPDRAPASDADLTVPTPVVRPDEVTQTVERPRIDMRKEEPPAPERPADETTVMPRVRDAGTGAAAGDDTTVLRPVRDAERDVAPAEETAVLRPVRDAERGVAPAEETAVLPPVRDEPSDRVPPGFFRDERTESGDAGQAGDGGNDRTRELPWLDPEAAHSTSGQNARAARRRSDWAEETPLDDLPSLADELLGGRDADDTNGEADGRRGRGGRR; encoded by the coding sequence ATGACGCGAGCCGAGCAGCCAACGGTCGTGAGCCCCACCTCCGACGCACTAGCCGCAGACTCACGCGAGCGAGCCGTACGAGCCCTGCTGCGCATTCCCCCGCTCAAGCGGTTGTGGAGCGCACAGCTCGTCGGCAATACCGGCGACGCCCTCGCCCTTCTCGTGTTGCTGTTGCTGTCGCTTCAGGTGGCGATCTCGGAAGGGTCGTTCGGCGGTGGTTATCGCGGTGCGGCCTTCGCGGTCGCCGCCGTCCTCGGGGCTCGGATCCTTGCCACCTTCATCTTCGGAGCCCTGCTCCTGGGACCGGTTTCCACACTGACCGGGCCATCGGGGCCCCTCGACCGCCGCTGGACAATGATCGGCGCCGACGGGCTGAGGCTGGCCCTCCTCGTCGTCGCACCGCTGTGGATCGACTGGATTCCGGACAAGGCCCAGGCCGTACTCCTGATCACCGTCTTCGTCGCGGGTGTCGCCGAGCGCTTCTGGACGGTCGCCAAGGAGGGCGCCGCCCCCGCGCTGCTGCCCGCGCCGCCCCCGGAGGGCGCCACCGTCCGGCCGCTGCCCGACCACCTGGACGCGCTGCGCCGGCTTTCGCTGCGTACGAGCTTCGTCGCCCTGCCCGCGGCTGCCGCCGTGCTGCTGGGAGCGACACTGGTCGGCAATCTGCTCGGCTCCGGCATCGACTGGTTCTCGCAGCATCAGGCGGCCCTCGGGTCGTACGTAGCCGCCGGTCTCTTCGCCGCCTCCGTGTCCACCCTGTACTTCCTGGAGCTGCCCGGCAGCCAGACGCCCCGCGCGCGCTCCCCGCTGGAGGGCCTGCGCCGTCCGAAGACGGGTTCGGGCGTCGACAAGGGACGTACGGGCGCGATCCGGCTGCTCGTCGTGGCCTGCGCCTCGGTCGCCGGTGCGATCGCCGCCGCGGCGGCCGTCGCCGTCCTGCACGCGAAGGACCTCGGCGGCGGCCCCGTCACCTTCGCGCTGCTGTTCCTCACCCTGACGGGCGGAACGGTGATCGGCATCCGCGGCGCGCAGAAGGTGCTGCCCACGCTGTCGCGGCGGCGCCTGCTGTCGCTCGCGATCGCCGTCACCGGCGTCGCGCTGCTTGCCATGGGCCTGGTGCCCGACACGGCGACCGTCATCATGATCACTCTCCTCGCCGGTATCTCGGCGGGGGTCGCCGCCAACACCGGGCACACGCTGCTCGACCAGGAGACCGAGGACTACCGGCGGGCGCGCACCACGGAGCACCTCCACGCCGTCGTACGGGTCTACCTGGCCCTCGGCGCGGTCGTGGCCCCGGTGCTCGCCGCGGCGATCGGGCCGCACCGCCTGGCCAACGGCAGCTTCGTGTTCGCCCACGGCGGCGCGGCCTTCACGCTGATGCTGGTCGGCGCGCTGCTGCTGCCGCTGGCCGCGCTCGTACTCGCCAAGGCGGACGACCGCCAGGGCGTCCCGCTGCGCCGCGACCTGCGCGAGGCGCTGCGGGGCGGTGAGCCCGACCAGGCGCCCGCCGCGACCGGCTTCTTCATCGCGATGGAGGGCGGCGACGGCGCGGGCAAGTCGACCCAGGTCGAAGCGCTCGCCGAGTGGATCCGCAACAAGGGCCACGAGGTCGTCGTCACCCGCGAGCCGGGCGCCACACCGATCGGCAAGCGGCTGCGTTCGATCCTGCTGGACGTGTCGAGCGCGGGGCTGTCGAACCGAGCCGAGGCGCTGCTGTACGCCGCCGACCGCGCTGAGCACGTCGACTCCGTCGTACGTCCGGCGCTGGAACGCGGCGCTGTCGTCATCACCGACCGGTACGTCGACTCGTCCGTGGCCTACCAGGGCGCCGGGCGCGACCTCTCGCCGACGGAGATCGCCCGCATCTCGCGCTGGGCGACGGACGGGCTCGTACCGCATTTGACGGTTCTGCTCGACGTCTCGCCGGAGACCGCGCGCGAGCGGTTCACGGAGGCGCCGGACCGGCTGGAGTCCGAGCCGCCGGAGTTCCACGCGCGCGTGCGGCACGGCTTCCTGACGCTGGCGGCCGCCGATCCCGGGCGCTACCTGGTGGTGGACGCCGGTCAGGACCCGGAATCGGTCACCACGGTCGTACGCCACCGGCTGGACCGGATGCTGCCCCTCTCCGACGCCGAGATCAAGGCGCGGGAGGAGGCGCGGAAGGCCGCCGAGGAGGAGGCGCGGCGCAAGGCCGAGGAGGAGGCCGCGCGCAAGGCCGAGGAGGAGCGGCTGGAACGCGAGCGGCAGGAACAGCTCGCGAAGCTCCGCGCCGAGGAGGAGGAGCGCAAGCGCCGCGAGATCGAGGAGGCGCGGCAGCGCGAGGCCGAACGGCAGGCGGAGGAGGCTCGTCGCCGGGCCGAGGAGGCGCGCCGACTCGCGGAGGAGGAGCGGCAGCGCCGCGAGGCCGAGGAGAAGGCCCGGGCCGCCGAGCAGGAACGGCTGCGCAGGCAGGCCGCCGAGGAGGCCCGGCTGCGGGCGGAGGCGGAGGAACGCCGCCGCGAGAAGCAGCGCAGGGCCGAGGAGGCGCTGCTGCGGGCGGAGGAGGCGCGCAGGCTCGCGGAGTCGGCGGCGGCCGCATCGGCGGCGGCTTCGGCGGCCGCGGCTGCGGCGGAGCCCGAGCCGGCCCCGGACCGGGCCCCGGCCTCCGACGCCGATCTCACTGTGCCCACGCCGGTCGTGCGTCCGGACGAGGTGACGCAGACGGTGGAGAGGCCGCGTATCGACATGCGCAAGGAGGAGCCGCCGGCTCCGGAACGTCCCGCGGACGAGACGACGGTGATGCCGCGGGTGCGGGACGCGGGGACGGGGGCCGCGGCGGGCGACGACACGACCGTGCTGCGGCCGGTGCGGGACGCCGAGCGGGACGTGGCTCCTGCGGAGGAGACGGCTGTGCTGCGGCCGGTACGGGACGCCGAGCGGGGCGTGGCTCCTGCGGAGGAGACGGCTGTGCTGCCGCCCGTACGGGACGAGCCGTCGGACCGGGTGCCGCCGGGCTTCTTCCGGGACGAGCGGACCGAGTCGGGTGACGCGGGTCAGGCGGGCGACGGCGGCAACGACCGTACGCGCGAGCTGCCGTGGCTGGACCCGGAAGCCGCGCACTCCACCTCGGGCCAGAACGCGCGAGCGGCACGCCGGCGGTCCGACTGGGCGGAGGAGACACCGCTCGACGATCTCCCGTCGCTGGCGGACGAGCTGCTGGGCGGCCGCGACGCGGACGACACCAACGGCGAGGCCGACGGCAGGCGGGGCCGGGGCGGACGCCGGTAG